ATCTTCGGTGGATTTGACCAGTGGGCCTTGGAAGCAGTCGCGGTAGGCTCGTAGAACATAGACGGCGGAGATGACCACCCCCCAGAGGGCGATGATGGTGGTTATCTGGACCAGCCCCAGAGGTTCTCCTGCCTTCCAGCTGGCAAAGCCGGCGAGGAAGACCATGATTTCGCCTGCAAAGTTGGCCAGGCCTGGCAGTCCGATGGATGCCATCCCGGCGAGACCGAAGATGAATGCCAGTGCCGGAGCCTTTTTGGCAAGTCCTCCAAGTTGATTGATTTCGAGGGTCCCGGTTTTTTCTTCGACCACGGAACTCAATGAGAACAGGAGAGCGATGGAGATACCGTGGGCAAACATCAGCAGCACAGCCGCGGGTTCGGCGATCTGGTTGCTAGGATCGGCAGCCAGTGCTGCGATGGCGAGGAAGATATAGCCCATGTGCATCACCGAGGAATTACCGAACATCAGGTCGAGTCGTTTCTGGTTGATGGTAACCAAGCCTACCCAGATGATGTTGCCCAGCAGTAGTGAGCAGAGCAGTGGCAACCAGTGGGCCATGCCATCGGGGGCGACATTCATGCCCACGACCAGCAGTCCGTAGAGACCGAATTTTTTAAGCACTCCGGCATGCAGCATGGAGACTGGAGCCGGGGCACTGGCGTATGCCGGAGCAGCCCATGAGTGCAGAGGGAAGAGGGAGATCAGCGTGCCAAAGCCAATAATAAGAAGTAGGGCGATGGTCTTCTGGGCCTCGAGTGGAACTTTGGCGTTAGCGAGGTCGGCCATGGCGAAGCTACCGGCGTGGTAGGTGGCCAGCAGGAGACCGGCGAGTAAAACAATCGATCCAAACGCGAGGTAGATGGTGATTTTCCAGGCAACTTGTTTACGCTCTCCCCGACCGAGGATGCCGATCATCAGAAAGGTGGGGATCAGTGCGAGTTCGTGGAAGGCATAGAAGAAAAAGACGTCGGTGGAGAGGAAGGCTCCGATGCATCCGGCAGCGATGAACAGGGTGCTTGAAAACCAAAGTTTTTCACGACCTTCCGGGCATTTGCCGGAATACACGGCGGCCAGGGTGATCAACACGCTGAGAAGCAGCATCACGGCCGAAGCTCCACTGCTGTGAAATCCGAGGCTGAGGTTGATTTCAGGATCTGCAAGAACCTGGAATCCGGTGTTCCAGTTTGGACTGGACGCATTCATCAGGGGGAAGGATGCCAGCACGATGTTGCCGAGGGCCGCCGCCAAGGCGGTCTTGCGGGCTGGAGCACCGCAAAGAATGGCGATGGCTGCGAGCAGTGGTAGAAGAATGAGAGTAAAGAGCATGGTTGTTTTCTATTGAGGCCTGCGGCGCAGACTGGATGAACAAGATTGTCTTTGGACGATTTACAGGGTTTTGTTTGAGGTGTTGGCGTGAGTTGATGATTCTTGAATCTTCTTGTCTTGTATCTCTTTAGGCAAAAACAGTGAAGTAAATGACGAGTAGAACACCTACAGCCATGAGAGCCGCATAGTGGCTCAGACTTCCGTCCTGAATGTAACGACGGAAGAAATTGCCAGTTCCCGCAGCACAGCGTGAGAGGCCGCCGACAATCAGGCCGTCGATCACAAACTCATCGATGAAGTGAATGATCATGGCAACGCAGTCCTGAGCCACCTTGACCACGGT
This genomic stretch from Oceaniferula marina harbors:
- a CDS encoding complex I subunit 4 family protein, with translation MLFTLILLPLLAAIAILCGAPARKTALAAALGNIVLASFPLMNASSPNWNTGFQVLADPEINLSLGFHSSGASAVMLLLSVLITLAAVYSGKCPEGREKLWFSSTLFIAAGCIGAFLSTDVFFFYAFHELALIPTFLMIGILGRGERKQVAWKITIYLAFGSIVLLAGLLLATYHAGSFAMADLANAKVPLEAQKTIALLLIIGFGTLISLFPLHSWAAPAYASAPAPVSMLHAGVLKKFGLYGLLVVGMNVAPDGMAHWLPLLCSLLLGNIIWVGLVTINQKRLDLMFGNSSVMHMGYIFLAIAALAADPSNQIAEPAAVLLMFAHGISIALLFSLSSVVEEKTGTLEINQLGGLAKKAPALAFIFGLAGMASIGLPGLANFAGEIMVFLAGFASWKAGEPLGLVQITTIIALWGVVISAVYVLRAYRDCFQGPLVKSTEDASDLSLCGKIPSYMLGAVLLIVGIYPQIILQFLPQQ